Proteins encoded together in one Arvicanthis niloticus isolate mArvNil1 chromosome 7, mArvNil1.pat.X, whole genome shotgun sequence window:
- the Fcrla gene encoding Fc receptor-like A isoform X2, protein MKLSCVPIEWALYICPAVLLATQMLLAASLETLKCEGPISAEHSSCQAAAAEDKGDEDDGDMTHSSEAGFQFKGYTFSKPFHLIVSYDWLILQGPATSIFEGDTLVLHCRAWQDWPLTQVIFYREGSALGPPGPKREFSITAVQKSDSGHYHCSGIFRSPGPGSRETASPVAVTVQELFAAPILKASPSSEPQEGGSVTLSCQTKLSLQRSASRLLFSFYKDGRSLSIRGVSSELQIPKVSEEHSGSYWCEAATEDRHISKQSPQLEIRVEALQKPTASETPTEAPGPLPSPPGPSSEQLRFSSSDPHLRQQIHLLLKQMQDVRVLLGHLVMELRDLSVYLKPGTTKVADK, encoded by the exons ATGAAGCTGAGCTGTGTGCCCATAGAGTGGGCTCTTTACATCTGTCCTGCTGTGCTCCTGGCAACCCAGATGTTACTGG CTGCCAGTTTGGAGACTCTGAAGTGTGAAGGACCCATCAGCGCTGAGCACAGCAGCTGCCAAGCTGCTGCTGCGGAGGATAAGGGTGATGAAGATGACGGGGACATGACCCACTCCAGTGAAGCTGGCTTCCAGTTCAAGGGCTACACGTTCAGTAAACCCTTCCATCTCATTGTTTCCTATG ACTGGCTGATCCTCCAAGGTCCAGCTACATCAATATTTGAAGGAGACACACTGGTTCTACACTGCCGCGCCTGGCAAGACTGGCCACTGACTCAGGTCATCTTCTACCGAGAGGGCTCAGCCCTGGGTCCTCCTGGACCTAAAAGAGAATTCTCTATCACTGCCGTGCAAAAGTCAGACAGTGGGCACTACCACTGCAGCGGCATCTTCAGGAGCCCTGGTCCTGGGAGCCGAGAGACCGCATCCCCTGTGGCTGTCACCGTCCAAG AGTTGTTTGCAGCCCCAATTCTCAAAGCCTCACCTTCTAGTGAGCCTCAAGAGGGAGGCTCAGTGACCCTGAGCTGTCAGACAAAGCTGTCCCTGCAGAGGTCAGCCTCCcgcctcctcttctccttctacaAGGATGGAAGGTCACTGAGTATCAGAGGAGTCTCTTCAGAACTCCAGATCCCCAAAGTCTCAGAAGAACACTCTGGCTCCTACTGGTGCGAGGCAGCAACTGAGGACAGGCACATTTCAAAGCAGAGCCCACAGCTGGAGATCCGGGTAGAGG CTCTTCAGAAACCAACTGCTTCAGAAACTCCTACAGAAGCTCCTGGTCCTCTGCCTTCACCGCCTGGTCCTTCTTCTGAGCAGCTAAGATTCTCCTCCTCAGACCCTCACCTTCGTCAACAGATACACCTTCTTCTCAAACAAATGCAAGATGTAAGAGTTCTCCTTGGTCATCTGGTTATGGAGCTGAGGGACTTGTCTGTCTACCTGAAGCCTGGTACCACAAAGGTTGCTGACAAATGA
- the Fcrla gene encoding Fc receptor-like A isoform X1, with protein MKLSCVPIEWALYICPAVLLATQMLLAGCHVAASLETLKCEGPISAEHSSCQAAAAEDKGDEDDGDMTHSSEAGFQFKGYTFSKPFHLIVSYDWLILQGPATSIFEGDTLVLHCRAWQDWPLTQVIFYREGSALGPPGPKREFSITAVQKSDSGHYHCSGIFRSPGPGSRETASPVAVTVQELFAAPILKASPSSEPQEGGSVTLSCQTKLSLQRSASRLLFSFYKDGRSLSIRGVSSELQIPKVSEEHSGSYWCEAATEDRHISKQSPQLEIRVEALQKPTASETPTEAPGPLPSPPGPSSEQLRFSSSDPHLRQQIHLLLKQMQDVRVLLGHLVMELRDLSVYLKPGTTKVADK; from the exons ATGAAGCTGAGCTGTGTGCCCATAGAGTGGGCTCTTTACATCTGTCCTGCTGTGCTCCTGGCAACCCAGATGTTACTGG CTGGGTGTCATGTTG CTGCCAGTTTGGAGACTCTGAAGTGTGAAGGACCCATCAGCGCTGAGCACAGCAGCTGCCAAGCTGCTGCTGCGGAGGATAAGGGTGATGAAGATGACGGGGACATGACCCACTCCAGTGAAGCTGGCTTCCAGTTCAAGGGCTACACGTTCAGTAAACCCTTCCATCTCATTGTTTCCTATG ACTGGCTGATCCTCCAAGGTCCAGCTACATCAATATTTGAAGGAGACACACTGGTTCTACACTGCCGCGCCTGGCAAGACTGGCCACTGACTCAGGTCATCTTCTACCGAGAGGGCTCAGCCCTGGGTCCTCCTGGACCTAAAAGAGAATTCTCTATCACTGCCGTGCAAAAGTCAGACAGTGGGCACTACCACTGCAGCGGCATCTTCAGGAGCCCTGGTCCTGGGAGCCGAGAGACCGCATCCCCTGTGGCTGTCACCGTCCAAG AGTTGTTTGCAGCCCCAATTCTCAAAGCCTCACCTTCTAGTGAGCCTCAAGAGGGAGGCTCAGTGACCCTGAGCTGTCAGACAAAGCTGTCCCTGCAGAGGTCAGCCTCCcgcctcctcttctccttctacaAGGATGGAAGGTCACTGAGTATCAGAGGAGTCTCTTCAGAACTCCAGATCCCCAAAGTCTCAGAAGAACACTCTGGCTCCTACTGGTGCGAGGCAGCAACTGAGGACAGGCACATTTCAAAGCAGAGCCCACAGCTGGAGATCCGGGTAGAGG CTCTTCAGAAACCAACTGCTTCAGAAACTCCTACAGAAGCTCCTGGTCCTCTGCCTTCACCGCCTGGTCCTTCTTCTGAGCAGCTAAGATTCTCCTCCTCAGACCCTCACCTTCGTCAACAGATACACCTTCTTCTCAAACAAATGCAAGATGTAAGAGTTCTCCTTGGTCATCTGGTTATGGAGCTGAGGGACTTGTCTGTCTACCTGAAGCCTGGTACCACAAAGGTTGCTGACAAATGA